The Cognatishimia activa nucleotide sequence TCGGTCGTTTATCTGGCTTTGATGATGGTTCTTACCAATCCAAATAACTATTCGTAACGCACGATATCGCATTTATTATTTTCCTCCAGAGTGGCGATCAAGCTGGACAAATGTTTGCCGTACCTTTCCCATTTAGCGACTGAAGTGGTGTAAATTGGCTCGCGCACTTGTGTGATGCTCGCTGTGCGGATACGGCGTTTGGATTTGTGAGAATGCAGGCAAGCGTCTTCCCACTCCAATCCGCAGTGTTCTAGCAAAGATTGTACCTGTGATTCCCGATCTGCCACCAACTCTTCGTAGTTGATCGTGTGGAAAGCACGGGATGGAAGACTTGCTTCCCAATGGTTCTGAGCCTCCCTATCTGAACTGGTCCACCGCTATGTTTAGGAAACGGAGGACCAAGAATGACAAACAAGCGACCGAAGCCCGAGGAGATTGTCTCGAAGTTACGGCAGGTTGAAGTTCTGATGGGGCAAGGCATGCCTCGTCTGGATGCGATCAGACAGATTGGCGTTGTTGAACAGACCTGTTACCGCTGGCGCAAGCAATACGGTGGAATGGGCGTGGATCAGTTGAAGGAACTGAAGCGACTACAGAAGGAGAACGATCGGCTGAGACGAGCAGTATCGGACCTGACGCTCGACAAGTTGATCCTCACGGAAGCAGCAAAGGGAAACTTCTGAGCCCCGCTCGCCGTCGTGCCTGCATCGAACATGTGCGCCGCCAGTGCAAAGTATCTGAGCGCAGGGCCTGCCGTGTGCTGGGACAACATCGCTCGACACAGAGGCACGTCCCGAGGGGTCGTGCTGATGAAGAGCAGTTGGTTGCGGATATGATTGAACTGACCAGGCAATATGGTCGATATGGCTACCGTCGGATTGCGGCTTTGCTGAGGGAGGCGGGTTGGTCAGTCAGCGATGGGCGCATCGAACGACTATGGCGACGAGAGGGGCTAAAGGTTCCGCATAAGCAACCAAAGAAGGGGCGGCTCTGGCGGAATGATGGATCATGCGTGCGGCTGCGACCAGAGTATCGCAATCACGTCTGGTCCTATGACTTCGTTCATTGCCGGACAGATGACGGCAAGGTCTTCCGGACGCTGAACATCATTGATGAGCACAGCCGGGAATGCTTGGCGATCAAGGTAAAGCGGAAGTTGAACTCTGTAGACGTGATTGATGCACTGACAGATCTGTTCATCATGCGCGGGGCGCCTGCCTTCATCCGCTCAGACAATGGCCCTGAGTTCGTGGCTCAAGCTGTCCGGGACTGGATCGCGGCCGTGGGCTCCAAGACCGCCTATATCGAGCCTGGCTCACCCTGGGAGAACGGATACTGCGAAAGCTTCAATGGCCGGTTCCGGGACGAACTGCTCAACGGGGAGATTTTCTATACCCTGCGGGAAGCCCAAATCCTGATCGAAGAATGGAACCTCTCGGGACATTGCGATGCAATGCCCTGCCAGTCAGTGGAAAACACTACAACACAAAACGACCACACAGTGCATTGGGCTACCGCCCACCGGCACCAGAGGCCATCATCCCGATGGAAAGCAGGCCAATCATGCACTAACAATCAACTTGGACCAGTCAGATGAGGCTGCTCAAGGCTGTTCCTTTTTTGTTGGCGGGCAAGAAAACATAGACCCACTTACTGCTTGCGCAGTTGGGGTGGCACGATAGGTAATGAGAAAATTAAGGGCTAACGAATATAATTTGTCGTTTGCATCGAAAAATTCGATAGTGTTTTGCGAACAGACGTAAAGCGTAAGCAAACTCAGGGGTTAAACCTTGTTGTTGCGATGGGGCGCTCTAGTGAACCGCCTGCTCAACCACAAGCCGATTCATATAATATTCTGCCAGCGAGGTCCGCAATTTGTTGTTGCGTAAAGAAATAGCCAAAGGTTGCTAATGTCAGAGTGCCGTGATGGACCAAAGGCTAACAATGCAATAGCAATAAAAATGGACCACTTAGGTGGAGCTGATCATGTCGAGAAAAACTACTCTTCAGGTCCAAAAACTAAGTGATATTGAACCGCCAAAATCACACCGCGCAGGAAGAAAACGTCATGAATGCAAACCAAAGGCAACCCAGCGGCTATCTGACGTTCGAACAATTGGTTCCTGCTAACTGGCTTGATTTCAACGGGCACATGAATGAAGCCCGCTACACCGAAGCAGGCGCTCGCGCGACTGACAAATTTTTGGAAATCGTTGGGGCTGATGAGGTGTACGTGCGCCAAGGGCGAAGCTATTTCACCACAGAGACCCATGTGCGTTACTTGTCTGAGGTGCATCTGGGGTCGCGACTTCAGGTATTTACGAAGATCGTCAGTGCCGGTCCAAAGTCGCTGCATCTGATGCATCGCGTAATCGCAGACGAACTCTTGGAGCAGCCTGCAGCCAAGATTGAAACGCTTTTGCTGCATGTCGAAATGCAGACCCGCAAAGTTTCACAGGTCAGCGATACCGTTCGAAATCAAATTGAAAGCCTACTGCGAGAGCAGGGTGGACCTGACAATGACCCCTGTATCGGCCGATACCTTGGGCAGAGATAAACGGGGCCATTGTGATAAGGTCGCTAGCTCTGGTCGGAAAACAGAAATAAAATATTGTTTTAGGTAGCTTTGCAGCCCAAGCGCGTTGGGAGTTTTCATCGTTATTGGCCTTCCCTGAACGGGCGCTGCATTCAAAGCGATTGAATGGGCATCAATGGCGCGGATATCGGTGCCCTAAAATTCACGCATGAAAGCGGAAAAAGCTGCATCCAGCGACTAGACGTGATACATTAATTCGCCGGAACTTTAACATATTTAGCCATCATGCCTGACATCAATCGCCCGACCCAAATCTTGATGCTAGTGGCCCCTAGTTTCAACATTTCGGCCAGTATGAACTTTATCGACCCTCTGCGGGCGGTTAACTACCTTGAAGGCAGTGGTTTTTTCCACTGGCAGTTCGTCTCAGAAGCCGGTGGGCTATGTATGGCCAGTAATGGGGCGGAGATTGCGACCAAGGCATTGGCCGATGTGAACATTACAGAAGCAGATGTCGTCATCGTTTCCACCAGCTGGACACCTGAAGATGTTAGCACTCCAGCTTTGCTGGGAGCGGTGCGCGGCGCAATGCGAAACGGCAAACACGTCTATGGATTGGACACCGGTGCATTTGTATTGGCACATGCGGGTGTTCTGGAAGGGAAAATCGCAACTGTTCACTATGAACACATGGACGCATTTATCGAGCTATTTCCAGAGG carries:
- a CDS encoding thioesterase family protein, with the translated sequence MNANQRQPSGYLTFEQLVPANWLDFNGHMNEARYTEAGARATDKFLEIVGADEVYVRQGRSYFTTETHVRYLSEVHLGSRLQVFTKIVSAGPKSLHLMHRVIADELLEQPAAKIETLLLHVEMQTRKVSQVSDTVRNQIESLLREQGGPDNDPCIGRYLGQR